A genomic window from Hippocampus zosterae strain Florida chromosome 13, ASM2543408v3, whole genome shotgun sequence includes:
- the unc93b1 gene encoding protein unc-93 homolog B1 isoform X1 yields the protein MMAAMNLEEELKETDQILAAPNGAANEMLDVGQEDNMQGQMEEFLGPQAEYNEEEEERKYYRRKRFGVIKNVLAASVAAMIMYSVYMGLLQMQLILHYDMTYREVKYSNLGLEDIDRKMLRGINVTPILGLLYTPILIRFLGTKWMMFLASGIYAFFVSTNYWERYYTLVPSAVAIGVAIVPLWASLGNYITRMAQQYYEYVNYKEEHVQEQKKIPKGMCHKYIIIFQSIFSIIFHLSFVFAEFPMSLLLNDHILDKNHVLFNVKSCGAKISGVVPGLNTTVLRSLPQSMKLIIVESVLMGFAFLSMIIFLLLCGAAYRPTEEIDLRSIGWGNIFQLPFKHLRDYRLRFLCPFFVYSGLEVLFAITGLSLSYGVCTLGLQKLWLLIVVYGLSCSIFSFLSLCLLRLPRWVCLAAGASVHLVLLVVLMVFSPSPRHDEYEAPLLIISMLWGLGTALNKTGVSTLLGILYAEEKERLDFVYTIYHWLQAIAIFAVYLWSELPMRAKLAILLATLLLACYCYWLMERRLAKKVRHRLPRIPRPRHKVKGYRYLEEGNSDESDSERSEEDDENEEDREPEEQLANEFRAEDMEAERRDSGAHEADSLRVRRKRAENH from the exons ATG ATGGCAGCCATGAATCTGGAGGAAGAGCTCAAAGAAACGGATCAGATTTTAGCAGCCCCCAATGGCGCTGCGAATGAAATGCTGGATGTGGGTCAAGAAGACAACATGCAGGGCCAG ATGGAGGAGTTTTTGGGTCCACAGGCAGAATacaatgaggaggaggaagagagaaaATACTACAGGAGGAAGCGATTTGGAGTTATCAAGAATGTTCTCGCAGCCAGCGTTGCAGCCATGATTATGTACAGTGTGTACATGG GGTTATTGCAGATGCAGCTTATCCTTCATTACGATATGACTTATCGCGAAGTGAAGTATAGCAACCTCGGTCTCGAAGACATTGATCGGAAGATGCTGAGGGGAATCAACGTCACGCCCATATTAGGGCTGCTGTACACCCCCATTCTCATCAG GTTTCTAGGAACAAAGTGGATGATGTTTCTGGCTTCCGGAATCTATGCCTTTTTTGTCTCGACCAATTACTGGGAGCGTTACTACACCTTGGTTCCGTCTGCTGTTGCCATCGGTGTGGCCATTGTGCCACTCTGGGCTTCCCTTGGAAATTATATCACGAG GATGGCACAACAGTATTATGAATACGTCAACTACAAGGAAGAGCATGTACAGGAGCAGAAGAAGATCCCAAAGGGAATGTGCCACAAATACATCATCATCTTCCAGTCAATCTTCAGTATCATCTTCCAT CTGAGCTTCGTCTTTGCCGAGTTCCCCATGAGTCTCCTCCTCAATGACCACATTCTTGACAAAAATCACGTTCTCTTCAACGTCAAAAGCTGTG GGGCCAAAATCAGTGGTGTGGTTCCAGGTTTGAACACTACGGTGCTGAGAAGTCTACCCCAGTCCATGAAGTTGATCATCGTGGAAAGCGTGCTCATGGGCTTTGCTTTCCTTTCCATGATCATT TTCCTTTTGCTGTGTGGTGCTGCGTACCGCCCAACAGAGGAGATCGATCTGCGCAGTATTGGCTGGGGGAACATCTTCCAGCTTCCTTTCAAACATTTGAGGGACTACCGCTTGCGGTTTCTCTGCCCTTTCTTTGTCTACAGTGGATTGGAAGTCCTCTTCGCCATCACCGGACTCAGCCTG TCCTACGGTGTTTGTACTTTGGGCCTACAAAAACTGTGGCTCTTAATTGTGGTCTACGGGCTGTCGTGCTCCATCTTCTCCTTCCTGTCCCTCTgcctcctccgcctcccgcGGTGGGTGTGTCTGGCAGCAGGAGCCAGTGTCCATTTGGTGCTGTTGGTGGTACTCATGGTGTTTTCACCAAGTCCTCGACACGATGAGTATGAGGCCCCGCTTCTGATCATTTCTATGCTGTGGGGGCTTGGGACGGCCCTGAATAAGACTGGAGTGAGCA CCTTGCTTGGCATTTTATATGCGGAGGAGAAGGAACGTCTGGACTTTGTCTACACGATCTATCACTGGTTACAAGCCATTGCCATCTTTGCAGTCTACCTCTGGTCAGAGTTGCCGATGAGG GCTAAACTTGCCATCCTGCTCGCAACTTTACTGCTAGCTTGCTACTGCTACTGGCTGATGGAGCGCCGCCTTGCCAAGAAAGTGCGCCACAGGCTGCCCCGCATCCCTCGACCAAGGCACAAG GTCAAAGGTTATCGCTACCTGGAAGAAGGCAACTCAGATGAGTCAGACTCAGAGAGGAGTGAGGAGGATGACGAAAATGAAGAGGACAGAGAGCCAGAGGAGCAATTGGCGAATGAGTTTCGAGCAGAGGACATGGAGGCCGAACGCCGGGATTCTGGCGCTCATGAAGCTGACTCACTTCGCGTCAGGAGGAAGAGGGCAGAGAATCACTAG
- the unc93b1 gene encoding protein unc-93 homolog B1 isoform X2, with product MMAAMNLEEELKETDQILAAPNGAANEMLDVGQEDNMQGQAEYNEEEEERKYYRRKRFGVIKNVLAASVAAMIMYSVYMGLLQMQLILHYDMTYREVKYSNLGLEDIDRKMLRGINVTPILGLLYTPILIRFLGTKWMMFLASGIYAFFVSTNYWERYYTLVPSAVAIGVAIVPLWASLGNYITRMAQQYYEYVNYKEEHVQEQKKIPKGMCHKYIIIFQSIFSIIFHLSFVFAEFPMSLLLNDHILDKNHVLFNVKSCGAKISGVVPGLNTTVLRSLPQSMKLIIVESVLMGFAFLSMIIFLLLCGAAYRPTEEIDLRSIGWGNIFQLPFKHLRDYRLRFLCPFFVYSGLEVLFAITGLSLSYGVCTLGLQKLWLLIVVYGLSCSIFSFLSLCLLRLPRWVCLAAGASVHLVLLVVLMVFSPSPRHDEYEAPLLIISMLWGLGTALNKTGVSTLLGILYAEEKERLDFVYTIYHWLQAIAIFAVYLWSELPMRAKLAILLATLLLACYCYWLMERRLAKKVRHRLPRIPRPRHKVKGYRYLEEGNSDESDSERSEEDDENEEDREPEEQLANEFRAEDMEAERRDSGAHEADSLRVRRKRAENH from the exons ATG ATGGCAGCCATGAATCTGGAGGAAGAGCTCAAAGAAACGGATCAGATTTTAGCAGCCCCCAATGGCGCTGCGAATGAAATGCTGGATGTGGGTCAAGAAGACAACATGCAGGGCCAG GCAGAATacaatgaggaggaggaagagagaaaATACTACAGGAGGAAGCGATTTGGAGTTATCAAGAATGTTCTCGCAGCCAGCGTTGCAGCCATGATTATGTACAGTGTGTACATGG GGTTATTGCAGATGCAGCTTATCCTTCATTACGATATGACTTATCGCGAAGTGAAGTATAGCAACCTCGGTCTCGAAGACATTGATCGGAAGATGCTGAGGGGAATCAACGTCACGCCCATATTAGGGCTGCTGTACACCCCCATTCTCATCAG GTTTCTAGGAACAAAGTGGATGATGTTTCTGGCTTCCGGAATCTATGCCTTTTTTGTCTCGACCAATTACTGGGAGCGTTACTACACCTTGGTTCCGTCTGCTGTTGCCATCGGTGTGGCCATTGTGCCACTCTGGGCTTCCCTTGGAAATTATATCACGAG GATGGCACAACAGTATTATGAATACGTCAACTACAAGGAAGAGCATGTACAGGAGCAGAAGAAGATCCCAAAGGGAATGTGCCACAAATACATCATCATCTTCCAGTCAATCTTCAGTATCATCTTCCAT CTGAGCTTCGTCTTTGCCGAGTTCCCCATGAGTCTCCTCCTCAATGACCACATTCTTGACAAAAATCACGTTCTCTTCAACGTCAAAAGCTGTG GGGCCAAAATCAGTGGTGTGGTTCCAGGTTTGAACACTACGGTGCTGAGAAGTCTACCCCAGTCCATGAAGTTGATCATCGTGGAAAGCGTGCTCATGGGCTTTGCTTTCCTTTCCATGATCATT TTCCTTTTGCTGTGTGGTGCTGCGTACCGCCCAACAGAGGAGATCGATCTGCGCAGTATTGGCTGGGGGAACATCTTCCAGCTTCCTTTCAAACATTTGAGGGACTACCGCTTGCGGTTTCTCTGCCCTTTCTTTGTCTACAGTGGATTGGAAGTCCTCTTCGCCATCACCGGACTCAGCCTG TCCTACGGTGTTTGTACTTTGGGCCTACAAAAACTGTGGCTCTTAATTGTGGTCTACGGGCTGTCGTGCTCCATCTTCTCCTTCCTGTCCCTCTgcctcctccgcctcccgcGGTGGGTGTGTCTGGCAGCAGGAGCCAGTGTCCATTTGGTGCTGTTGGTGGTACTCATGGTGTTTTCACCAAGTCCTCGACACGATGAGTATGAGGCCCCGCTTCTGATCATTTCTATGCTGTGGGGGCTTGGGACGGCCCTGAATAAGACTGGAGTGAGCA CCTTGCTTGGCATTTTATATGCGGAGGAGAAGGAACGTCTGGACTTTGTCTACACGATCTATCACTGGTTACAAGCCATTGCCATCTTTGCAGTCTACCTCTGGTCAGAGTTGCCGATGAGG GCTAAACTTGCCATCCTGCTCGCAACTTTACTGCTAGCTTGCTACTGCTACTGGCTGATGGAGCGCCGCCTTGCCAAGAAAGTGCGCCACAGGCTGCCCCGCATCCCTCGACCAAGGCACAAG GTCAAAGGTTATCGCTACCTGGAAGAAGGCAACTCAGATGAGTCAGACTCAGAGAGGAGTGAGGAGGATGACGAAAATGAAGAGGACAGAGAGCCAGAGGAGCAATTGGCGAATGAGTTTCGAGCAGAGGACATGGAGGCCGAACGCCGGGATTCTGGCGCTCATGAAGCTGACTCACTTCGCGTCAGGAGGAAGAGGGCAGAGAATCACTAG
- the timm10 gene encoding mitochondrial import inner membrane translocase subunit Tim10 translates to MDPLRAQQLAAELEVEMMADMYNRMTNACHRKCVPPHYKEPELTKGESVCLDRCVAKYLDLHERLGRKLTELSVQDEDMMRKAAVGSG, encoded by the exons ATGGATCCCTTGAGGGCTCAACAGCTGGCGGCGGAGCTGGAAGTGGAGATGATGGCTGATATGTACAACCG AATGACCAACGCCTGCCACCGAAAATGTGTGCCCCCACATTACAAAGAGCCGGAGCTGACGAAGGGCGAGTCTGTGTGCCTTGACCGATGCGTGGCCAAATACCTGGACCTCCACGAGAGGCTGGGACGCAAGCTAACGGAGCTCTCGGTCCAAGATGAAGATATGATGAGGAAAGCAGCTGTCGGCAGCGGATAG
- the LOC127612549 gene encoding uncharacterized protein LOC127612549 has translation MQHYHLRDYEMKLLGELQRQQNRAEFCDTLLQTEGISVPTHSCVLAAFSPYLSQKLSSTPSPPSGQKRQLHLQSLKAHTLLKLVGLLYSGGLEVNGSVEKNDVMDAVQKFGIAPLIERQRNESAKDMEIQENRVGICSKCCTLTVAVTVADRECANFSMRKDAHVHPEVAGQKDTHCSAKKRSCVSTGTQTPLDNQTHPETLEHFTFQSQNFPLDVYESISYQPSASTSPTANGEVYRNQSCSSSDHTSFSERLQNGCSDSSGSALVLTQTKDQNKTSRDEAKKMTEDENPNSTERRPAFTNIAKKNLAKMKLVKSTQISFKVKLRRRKAKEKLWEVVSIQDEDETTSGFAPLSQEAHPTAALTSDHHVAQAEPSCSTKLPSHLSTIPGPSHHFIDDSAPHQNGTPPPACVPQPQGLAEESDEQIQKLLEDIMMGLNILPDLGVPDGDTGQSKIPSAECQHFQNIVEQSAHTSTNAAQKQLDSKSVPLGESSGVKIPHQPFLLDPSSVRQTNRLSHHDRNYPPVPERQPLSLLSPPWLNDLRLPRCLSPIKSFPSVGMNDPVARNCQLPHCARPLIPEHSGLLIFHGEHKHPHLLKARRNSRPMQRLKKPVCEPQQSLSCTRPRIKNRARVCPTAAERKSYPQKIKKTLVCKNAVAMDGNAPPKKRKVCIDYPQDATGSICDRIKSKTTMSICSVSMSRNNVLAKERNLAKGSEKSPPIFSAKQNQESTAKNHLKERSRNTVSSKSVSSCQTRLKTTAFMKTTQVPSSVTCPQSMPDTKSEALRPSVASNQVGLFKRKRGRPSKKRKACFSPNTAPAVILSDNQKNIEKELSKIDLGKSNVAKGKRPKMRNGKGEEAVTLKRVKSAAQPSEQYNKPKQTVAFKELQTFLKAHNLRTQANESRDDHEDVDVIELQEESSANVSVAVNQTGSPVLNESTEEKDLGRSSRKAVLSDAHPSANVVKRSIPQQSEGDQTQTTHMQELNSVVVPPQNYNPGCSPCDRQPSRQNQMPLELNGNPQIGTCLPATTGSPKSPEGSKEGTIEVDVLLSSPEKMPFTWQRECFVSDTDATQSDEEGEIDVTGDA, from the exons ATGCAGCACTACCATTTGCGGGACTATGAGATGAAGCTTCTTGGAGAGCTCCAGAGACAACAAAACCGCGCCGAGTTCTGTGATACACTTTTGCAAACTGAGG GCATTTCAGTGCCCACCCACAGCTGTGTTCTGGCTGCTTTTAGCCCTTACTTATCTCAGAAGCTGTCATCCACACCGTCTCCTCCATCTGGGCAAAAACGCCAGCTCCATCTTCAGTCTTTGAAGGCCCACACCCTTTTGAAGCTCGTTGGTCTACTCTATTCAGGGGGGTTGGAGGTAAATGGAAGCGTGGAAAAGAATGATGTGATGGATGCAGTCCAGAAGTTTGGGATCGCACCCCTCATAGAGAGACAGAGAAATGAGTCTGCAAAGGACATGGAAATCCAGGAGAATCGGGTCGGGATTTGCAGTAAATGTTGCACGTTAACAGTTGCTGTAACAGTTGCTGACAGAGAGTGTGCTAATTTCAGTATGAGGAAAGATGCACATGTGCATCCCGAGGTGGCAGGACAGAAAGATACACATTGTTCAGCAAAGAAGAGAAGTTGTGTATCCACTGGGACACAAACTCCATTAGACAATCAAACTCATCCAGAAACTCTGGAACACTTCACATTTCAATCCCAAAACTTCCCTTTAGACGTGTATGAATCTATTTCATACCAACCCTCTGCCTCTACAAGTCCAACCGCAAATGGCGAAGTGTACAGGAATCAGTCCTGTAGTTCAAGCGATCACACTTCCTTCTCTGAGAGGCTTCAGAATGGATGTTCTGATTCTAGTGGCAGTGCCCTTGTGCTGACTCAAACAAAGGACCAGAATAAGACAAGCAGAGATGAAGCAAAGAAGATGACAGAAGATGAAAATCCCAACTCAACAGAGAGGAGGCCTGCATTTACCAATATAGCAAAGAAGAACCTGGCCAAGATGAAACTGGTGAAGTCAACACAAATTTCTTTTAAG GTGaagctgaggaggaggaaggcaaaAGAAAAACTATGGGAGGTTGTGTCCATTCAAGATGAGGATGAGACAACGTCAGGGTTCGCCCCTTTATCTCAG GAGGCACACCCAACTGCAGCTCTGACGTCAGATCACCATGTTGCACAAGCTGAACCCAGTTGCTCGACTAAACTTCCATCCCACCTCAGTACTATACCTGGACCGTCACATCACTTCATTGATGATAGCGCTCCACACCAAAATGGAACGCCTCCGCCAGCATGTGTTCCACAGCCTCAGGGCCTTGCAGAAGAATCTGATGAGCAAATACAAAAGCTGCTGGAGGACATCATGATGGGTCTGAACATTCTACCTGACTTGGGAGTTCCAGATGGTGACACAGGGCAAAGTAAAATACCTTCAGCCGAATGTCAACATTTCCAGAACATTGTGGAACAAAGTGCCCATACATCAACAAATGCAG ctCAGAAACAACTCGACTCCAAAAGTGTGCCACTTGGTGAATCTAGCGGTGTGAAAATCCCACATCAACCGTTTCTTTTGGATCCATCCTCCGTGAGGCAAACAAATCGACTGAGCCACCATGATCGAAATTACCCACCAGTCCCGGAGCGGCAGCCCTTGTCTTTGCTTTCGCCGCCTTGGTTGAACGATTTGCGGCTCCCGAGGTGCCTTTCTCCAATCAAGTCTTTCCCTTCAGTAGGAATGAATGACCCAGTCGCTCGTAATTGTCAGTTGCCTCACTGTGCAAGACCTCTGATCCCAGAACATTCTGGATTACTGATTTTTCACGGAGAACATAAACATCCCCATTTATTGAAGGCACGTCGAAACTCCCGGCCAATGCAACGCCTGAAAAAGCCGGTGTGTGAACCACAGCAAAGCCTAAGCTGCACCCGACCTCGTATTAAAAACAGGGCGAGAGTGTGTCCAACGGCTGCTGAGAGGAAATCCTACCCCCAGAAGATAAAGAAAACTTTAGTATGTAAAAATGCTGTTGCTATGGATGGCAATGCACCTcctaaaaaaaggaaagtctgcATTGATTATCCACAAGATGCCACCGGTTCAATCTGTGATAgaattaaaagcaaaacaaccaTGAGCATTTGCTCGGTTAGTATGTCACGAAACAATGTCctggcaaaagaaagaaatctggCCAAAGGTTCTGAAAAATCACCGCCCATTTTTTCGGCCAAACAGAACCAAGAGTCAACCGCAAAGAACCATCTGAAAGAGAGAAGCAGAAACACGGTATCTTCCAAATCGGTGAGCTCATGCCAAACCCGCCTCAAGACCACGGCGTTTATGAAAACAACTCAAGTGCCTTCGAGTGTCACATGCCCACAAAGTATGCCAGATACAAAGTCTGAGGCCCTGAGACCTTCTGTTGCATCAAACCAAGTCGGTCTCTTCAAGCGGAAACGTGGGAGACCGTCAAAAAAGAGGAAGGCGTGTTTTTCTCCAAACACGGCCCCTGCTGTCATATTGAGTGACAACCAGAAGAACATTGAAAAGGAATTGTCAAAGATCGACCTGGGAAAGAGTAACGTCGCAAAAGGAAAAAGACCCAAAATGAGGAATGGAAAAGGAGAGGAGGCCGTTACACTGAAAAGGGTTAAAAGCGCTGCTCAGCCTAGTGAGCAGTACAATAAGCCCAAACAAACGGTTGCTTTCAAGGAATTGCAGACGTTTCTGAAGGCCCACAACTTAAGAACGCAAGCAAATGAAAGCCGAGATGATCATGAAGACGTTGATGTTATTGAGCTTCAGGAAGAATCCTCTGCCAACGTTAGtgttgctgtcaatcaaactggCAGTCCCGTTCTCAACGAATCGACCGAGGAGAAAGACTTGGGGAGGTCTTCTAGAAAGGCTGTCTTAAGTGACGCGCATCCGTCGGCGAACGTGGTCAAGAGATCAATTCCTCAACAGTCCGAGGGGGACCAAACACAGACGACCCACATGCAAG AATTGAATTCTGTTGTGGTGCCGCCTCAAAATTACAATCCAGGCTGCTCTCCTTGCGACAGGCAGCCAAGCCGGCAAAATCAAATGCCTTTGGAGCTCAATGGGAACCCCCAAATCGGTACATGCCTACCTGCTACCACTGGGTCGCCAAAGAGCCCAGAAGGCAGCAAAGAAGGGACAATCGAAGTAGACGTGTTGCTCTCCTCCCCAGAAAAAATGCCTTTCACCTGGCAGCGCGAGTGCTTCGTCAGCGACACTGATGCTACACAAAGTGACGAGGAAGGAGAAATTGATGTGACGGGCGATGCCTGA